The following proteins are co-located in the Pontiella desulfatans genome:
- a CDS encoding glutamate synthase subunit beta, with product MGKPTGFLEFVRTTNPMRPEEERVKDWDEVYILRDEQTCREQGARCMDCGVPFCHRGEMMEGGASGCPINNLIPEWNDLVFRNRWKEALDRLHHTNNFPEFTGRVCPAPCEAGCVLSINEPAVTIHDNERTIIDKGFENGWVVPEPPEIRTDKTVAVVGSGPAGLACAAQLNKAGHNVTVYERADRIGGLLMYGIPNMKLDKAVVQRRVDILAAEGIEFKTGIEVGKDIAASELQKQYDAVVLTTGATKPRNLPVEGRDLKGVHFAMEFLGANTKSLLDSKLEDGNYISAQGKKVIVIGGGDTGTDCVGTSLRHGCEKVTQLEILPRPEADRNRVSNPWPQWPANLKTDYGQQEAIKLQGEDPRNFSVMTQKFEGDADGNLVAIHTVEVEWVDRAPKAIAGTEKRTEADLVLLAMGFLGPEDPVAEQLGLERDPRSNYKADHEVYKTNVDGVFAAGDSRRGQSLIVWAINEGRGAAREVDTYLMGDTVLP from the coding sequence ATGGGAAAACCAACTGGATTTTTGGAATTTGTAAGGACTACCAACCCGATGCGCCCCGAAGAGGAGCGCGTTAAGGATTGGGACGAAGTCTACATCCTGCGCGACGAGCAGACCTGCCGCGAGCAGGGTGCGCGCTGCATGGATTGCGGCGTTCCGTTCTGCCACCGCGGCGAGATGATGGAGGGCGGCGCAAGCGGCTGCCCCATCAACAACCTCATTCCCGAGTGGAACGACCTCGTCTTCCGCAACCGCTGGAAGGAGGCGCTCGACCGCCTGCACCACACCAACAACTTCCCGGAATTCACCGGCCGCGTTTGCCCGGCTCCGTGCGAAGCCGGTTGCGTGCTTTCGATCAACGAGCCTGCCGTCACCATCCACGACAACGAACGCACCATCATCGACAAGGGGTTTGAAAACGGCTGGGTCGTCCCCGAACCGCCGGAAATCCGCACCGACAAGACGGTGGCCGTCGTTGGCTCCGGCCCCGCCGGGCTCGCCTGCGCCGCGCAGCTCAACAAGGCCGGCCACAACGTGACCGTCTACGAGCGCGCCGACCGCATCGGCGGACTGCTGATGTACGGCATCCCGAACATGAAGCTCGACAAGGCCGTCGTCCAGCGCCGCGTCGATATCCTCGCCGCCGAAGGCATCGAATTCAAGACCGGCATCGAAGTCGGCAAGGACATCGCGGCCAGCGAACTGCAGAAGCAGTACGACGCCGTCGTGCTCACCACCGGCGCCACCAAGCCGCGCAACCTTCCCGTTGAAGGCCGCGACCTCAAGGGCGTTCACTTTGCCATGGAATTCCTTGGCGCGAATACGAAAAGCCTGCTCGATAGCAAACTCGAAGACGGCAACTACATCTCCGCCCAGGGGAAGAAAGTAATCGTCATCGGCGGCGGTGACACCGGCACCGACTGCGTCGGCACCTCGCTCCGCCACGGATGCGAGAAGGTCACCCAGCTCGAAATCCTGCCGCGCCCGGAGGCCGACCGCAACCGTGTTTCCAACCCCTGGCCGCAGTGGCCCGCCAACCTCAAGACCGACTACGGCCAGCAGGAGGCCATCAAGCTCCAGGGCGAAGACCCGCGCAACTTCTCCGTCATGACCCAGAAGTTCGAAGGCGATGCCGACGGCAACCTCGTTGCCATCCACACCGTCGAGGTCGAGTGGGTTGACCGTGCGCCGAAAGCGATTGCCGGCACCGAAAAGCGGACGGAAGCGGATCTCGTGCTGCTGGCCATGGGCTTCCTCGGGCCGGAAGATCCGGTTGCCGAGCAGCTCGGTCTCGAGCGCGACCCGCGTTCGAACTACAAGGCCGACCACGAAGTCTACAAGACCAACGTCGATGGCGTCTTTGCCGCAGGCGATTCCCGCCGCGGGCAGTCCCTCATCGTCTGGGCCATCAACGAAGGCCGCGGCGCCGCCCGCGAGGTGGACACCTACCTCATGGGCGACACCGTCCTTCCGTAA
- the rsgA gene encoding ribosome small subunit-dependent GTPase A: MTLEEFGYSAWFSEQIDPETEADLAVARVTAIHKGECEVSNGEETNAAKMTGRMRHQATSKLDYPTVGDWVLVKDFEDEERIARITRVLGRQSELKRKSSGRTTRYQLIAANIDTAFIMQTLGPGYNLKRLERYLVMVNESGIEPVVLLSKTDLLKPEELAVKMAEVEERMPGIRVLPFSNVDQAGLEEVTALFEPEKTYCVIGTSGVGKTTLLNSILGEEDFLFTLPVRESDGKGVHSTTWRELITLGNGAHVVDTPGMRELGNLDVNDGIEETFDDIMALAGACKFNDCSHVQTKGCAVIAAVERGEVSEARYNNYVRLMKEAAFHEQSALDKRDHDKKLSRFYRSVMVEKKKNSGKY, encoded by the coding sequence ATGACGCTTGAGGAATTTGGCTACAGTGCATGGTTTTCTGAACAGATCGATCCGGAGACGGAAGCGGATCTGGCCGTCGCGCGCGTCACGGCCATCCACAAGGGCGAATGCGAGGTCTCCAACGGAGAAGAGACCAACGCCGCCAAAATGACCGGCCGGATGCGCCATCAGGCCACGTCCAAGCTCGACTATCCCACCGTTGGCGACTGGGTGCTGGTGAAGGATTTCGAAGACGAGGAGCGCATTGCCCGGATAACCCGCGTGCTCGGGCGCCAGTCGGAGCTCAAGCGCAAGAGCTCCGGACGCACCACCCGCTACCAGCTGATCGCCGCCAACATCGACACCGCCTTCATTATGCAAACCCTCGGGCCGGGCTATAACCTCAAGCGGCTCGAGCGCTATTTGGTGATGGTTAACGAAAGCGGCATCGAACCGGTTGTGCTGTTGAGCAAGACCGACCTGCTCAAGCCGGAGGAGCTTGCGGTCAAGATGGCCGAGGTCGAGGAACGCATGCCCGGCATCCGGGTATTGCCGTTCAGCAATGTCGACCAGGCTGGCCTGGAAGAGGTCACCGCGCTCTTTGAACCGGAAAAAACCTACTGCGTCATCGGCACCTCCGGCGTTGGGAAAACCACCTTGCTCAACAGCATTCTCGGGGAAGAGGATTTCCTGTTCACGCTGCCCGTCCGCGAATCCGATGGCAAGGGTGTGCACTCGACCACCTGGCGGGAGCTCATCACGCTCGGCAACGGCGCGCACGTCGTCGATACCCCCGGCATGCGCGAGCTCGGCAACCTGGATGTGAACGACGGAATCGAGGAAACCTTCGACGACATCATGGCGCTCGCGGGAGCCTGCAAGTTCAACGACTGTTCCCATGTACAAACCAAGGGGTGCGCCGTCATCGCCGCCGTCGAGCGCGGCGAGGTATCCGAGGCGCGATACAACAACTATGTGCGCCTCATGAAAGAGGCCGCCTTCCACGAACAGTCGGCGCTCGACAAGCGCGACCACGACAAGAAACTCAGCCGCTTCTACCGCTCGGTCATGGTCGAAAAGAAAAAGAATTCGGGAAAGTATTGA
- the rsmI gene encoding 16S rRNA (cytidine(1402)-2'-O)-methyltransferase encodes MDSGLYIVGTPIGNLGDLSFRALETLREADLIVAEDTRHTRRLTERYEINTHLMSCHKFNEKQRAEQIIDRIQQGQAVAMVTDSGMPCISDPGSRVVLLCHEAGIPITSVPGPAAVTTAVALSGFGEKGFIFAGFLPHKSGGRKRDLEKWKEADLPVVFYESPYRMLKLLGEIEQHLGSDRTVFVGRELTKKFEELSTGRPAEILARYEGRTVKGECVVIVQPAQ; translated from the coding sequence ATGGATTCAGGACTATACATTGTCGGCACACCGATCGGGAACCTGGGCGATCTCTCCTTCCGGGCGCTGGAAACCCTGAGGGAAGCCGACCTGATCGTGGCCGAGGACACCCGCCATACGCGGCGGCTGACGGAGCGCTATGAAATCAACACCCACCTGATGAGCTGCCACAAGTTCAACGAAAAACAGCGGGCGGAACAGATCATCGACCGCATCCAGCAGGGGCAGGCGGTGGCCATGGTCACCGATTCCGGCATGCCGTGCATTTCCGACCCAGGCTCGCGGGTTGTCCTCCTCTGCCACGAAGCCGGCATACCGATCACCTCGGTGCCGGGCCCGGCGGCGGTCACGACCGCCGTGGCACTCAGTGGCTTCGGTGAAAAGGGATTCATCTTTGCCGGCTTCCTGCCCCACAAAAGCGGCGGACGCAAACGGGATCTGGAAAAATGGAAGGAAGCCGACCTCCCGGTGGTCTTCTACGAATCGCCCTACCGCATGCTTAAGCTGCTCGGCGAGATCGAACAACACCTCGGTAGCGACCGAACCGTGTTTGTCGGCCGCGAACTGACCAAGAAGTTCGAAGAGCTCTCAACGGGCCGCCCGGCGGAAATCCTCGCCCGCTATGAAGGCCGTACCGTCAAGGGCGAATGCGTGGTCATCGTCCAACCTGCGCAATAG
- a CDS encoding MFS transporter — MLSDQQRKRAFNIIIVTQCLGMLTSAFFQNGFFLNYFTKLGISSAAIAFLFALPPLVGAFLMLPFAFLADRKGIMKQALAGQVMVVGSMLLMMGAGWGNARWAMGLVVAAILLFSLGGSMQGASWFALLNPIVPKEIRGRFFGRLRVTFQMVTILFSLLITRALGISDAMVTFQIVIGFVLVAHVIRYFTYARIPELEKAHSNGRARHSFRQALASVLQVPGFGQFNSYILLITLFTAGVPIVFGLMQKDVFGFTPAQITLMGTLFLAGSVAGNLLGGWLVDRVGTRIVFLISHVSYAVVILGMLARHWMPWPLVVHVGLCAFLFNMLEATKGIAVTSEMLGLIPSANKSLSTAVSMTLFSFGVAASGMFVSRSISWNILSPQWHMLGREFTAYDSLLLGFATMILLMLASIGLVPKIVKKAQLMPGSGYPRI; from the coding sequence ATGCTTTCCGACCAACAGAGAAAAAGGGCGTTCAACATCATTATCGTGACCCAATGCCTGGGCATGCTAACTTCGGCGTTTTTCCAGAATGGGTTTTTTCTGAACTATTTCACCAAGCTCGGCATCTCCAGCGCGGCCATCGCGTTCCTGTTTGCGCTTCCTCCCCTGGTGGGTGCGTTCCTGATGCTGCCCTTTGCCTTTCTCGCCGACCGGAAAGGAATCATGAAGCAGGCGCTGGCCGGGCAGGTGATGGTGGTGGGAAGCATGTTGCTGATGATGGGCGCGGGTTGGGGGAATGCCCGGTGGGCCATGGGGCTCGTCGTAGCCGCGATTTTGCTCTTTTCATTGGGGGGCAGCATGCAGGGTGCGAGCTGGTTCGCGCTTTTGAACCCGATCGTCCCCAAGGAGATCCGCGGTCGTTTTTTCGGGCGGCTGCGCGTCACGTTCCAGATGGTGACCATCCTGTTTTCGCTGTTGATCACCCGGGCACTGGGGATCTCCGATGCCATGGTCACGTTCCAAATCGTTATCGGGTTTGTACTCGTGGCGCATGTGATCCGTTATTTCACCTATGCCCGGATCCCGGAGTTGGAAAAGGCGCACTCCAATGGCCGGGCGCGGCATTCGTTCCGGCAGGCGCTCGCCTCCGTGTTGCAGGTTCCCGGCTTTGGCCAGTTCAACAGCTATATCCTGCTCATTACGCTGTTCACCGCCGGCGTGCCCATCGTCTTCGGCCTGATGCAGAAGGATGTCTTTGGCTTTACGCCCGCACAGATCACGCTGATGGGCACCCTGTTCCTGGCGGGGAGCGTGGCCGGCAACTTGCTCGGCGGTTGGCTGGTGGATCGCGTCGGGACGCGGATCGTGTTCCTGATCTCCCATGTTTCCTATGCGGTCGTCATTCTCGGCATGCTGGCGCGCCATTGGATGCCGTGGCCGCTGGTGGTGCACGTGGGATTGTGCGCGTTCCTCTTCAATATGCTGGAGGCAACAAAGGGCATCGCCGTCACGTCCGAGATGCTGGGGCTGATCCCTTCCGCCAACAAATCGCTCTCCACGGCCGTCAGCATGACGCTCTTCAGTTTCGGGGTGGCGGCATCCGGCATGTTTGTGTCGCGCTCCATCAGCTGGAACATCCTCTCGCCGCAATGGCACATGCTGGGCCGCGAATTCACGGCATACGACTCCCTCCTGCTTGGCTTTGCCACCATGATCCTGCTGATGCTCGCCTCCATTGGCCTCGTGCCGAAAATCGTGAAAAAGGCGCAATTGATGCCCGGTAGCGGATATCCCCGCATTTGA
- a CDS encoding STAS domain-containing protein, which translates to MGSGNNDNLTAAYIDQTAVIRVEGRGSFKVSPPMKQFIHQVIDQKTASRIWIDMSDCTGMDSTFMGVVAGLACLIKSKPDYSFKLINLSDKNKKLLVTLGVDRVVDFSMSATSEERAVMTHEATGAQTLEPDFANKLESAKTTLEAHETLVDINPDNFNKFKSVLEFLQDDVRNLSHE; encoded by the coding sequence ATGGGTTCGGGCAACAACGACAACCTAACGGCGGCATATATTGACCAGACTGCGGTCATTCGCGTTGAAGGACGAGGGTCTTTCAAGGTCAGCCCGCCTATGAAGCAGTTCATCCACCAGGTCATCGACCAAAAAACGGCCAGCCGCATCTGGATCGATATGTCGGACTGCACCGGAATGGACAGCACGTTCATGGGCGTCGTGGCCGGGCTGGCGTGCCTCATCAAAAGCAAGCCGGACTACAGCTTCAAGCTCATCAACCTATCCGACAAGAACAAGAAGCTTCTCGTTACGCTCGGGGTCGATCGCGTGGTGGACTTCTCCATGTCGGCCACCTCCGAAGAGCGCGCCGTGATGACCCACGAAGCCACCGGAGCCCAGACCCTCGAACCCGACTTTGCCAACAAGCTCGAATCCGCCAAAACCACACTCGAAGCCCACGAAACACTCGTCGACATCAATCCCGACAACTTCAACAAATTCAAGTCCGTCCTCGAATTCCTCCAGGACGATGTCCGCAACCTCAGCCACGAGTAG
- the gltB gene encoding glutamate synthase large subunit — MFGMPEGQGMYRADYEHTSCGIGFVANLKGRKKHAVITDALDMLERMEHRGGTGFDIKSGDGAGILFQIPHELFMEECPKQGIKLPAFGEYGVGMTFFPKDERQQAECKDIIERNLKKTELPLLGYRIVPVDNSDLGRDSAETEPSVQQIFIGKPEGMSAEEFDRKLFVFRKYTERVANETVAGISPAGLNIISCSYKTINYKGQLVTAQVPRYFLDLQNESAVSAIALVHSRFSTNTFPSWKLAQPFRYIAHNGEINTNKGNINWMRAREILLECTAFSKEELEMIFPICDVKASDSANLDMAIEMLVLSGRSLPHVLMMLIPEAWQNDKDMDPAKRAFYEFYSAMMEPWDGPASVCFTDGVLVGATLDRNGLRPSRYCVTDDDMLIMASETGCIDVDHTKVKIRGRLQPGKMFVADLEQGRIISDEELKADLCSRQPYQNWINQTMVHLKELPSPADFELKTPDAQTLFKRQQTYGFSYEDIKEIIQPMATGGKEPLGSMGADNPLAVLSDRPVQLSHYFKQLFAQVTNPPIDPIRERIVMDLRTYVGGFKNILTESPEHCRRIAIPQPVLTNEDLAKLIHVDTNHFQTKRLDIVFPANGKPGVLEHTLDRVCRYAEDAIDEGYSIILLSDFACDSDHAPIPSVLAAAAVHHYLIRAGKRGKADLILEVGDVREVHHFATVLGFGASAINPYMALDTIRNMEKEDLLNGLGSDVAIQNYIKSINGGLLKIFSKMGISTLASYQGAQIFEIVGINSAVVEKYFTGTVSRIEGLSLDDIAKETLLKHRKGFPTRGGAQKVLDPGGDYFWRKDGERHLFNPTTIRLLQECTRDNDYAKYKEYCKTVDDQNEAAFTLRGLMDFNSDRPSISLDEVEPAKNILKRFATGAMSFGSISWEAHTTLAIAMNRIGSRSNSGEGGEDPVRYHKLPNGDDMCSATKQIASGRFGVNSYYLSKASELQIKMAQGAKPGEGGHLPGHKVNGWIGRTRGSTPGVGLISPPPHHDIYSIEDLAQLIYDLKNSNRDARVNVKLVSEAGVGTVAAGVCKAKADAVLIAGYDGGTGASPLSSIKHAGLPWELGLSETHQTLVRNRLRNRIVVQADGQMKTSRDLAIATLLGAEEWGVATAALVVQGCIMMRKCHSNTCPVGIATQRGELREKFDGNPDHVVNFFEFLVDGLREIMAELGFKTIDEMVGQSQCLKFRDNIDHWKYKNLDLSPILHKETIGADEGGTFHSKDQNHMLESVIDWKLIDAAKAAIENGEKVSAEFDVINTDRAVGTILSNELTKATEGKGLPDGTIQFKLTGSIGQSMGAFMCNGIELELEGDANDYVGKGLSGGHLAIYPSKGAQFVAENNILVGNVCFYGATGGKAYIRGVAGERFCVRNSGAEVVVEGIGDHGCEYMTGGKATILGKTGRNFGAGMSGGIAFVYDADGDFAEKCNMEMIELEKVHAKKDIADLKSMVETHQLKTGSTVAAGLLEKWDESLAKFVKVIPTDYKRMLSYIEQARDTGEFETEEQIIDAAFDMHIAALNA; from the coding sequence ATGTTCGGGATGCCCGAAGGGCAGGGCATGTACCGCGCAGACTACGAGCACACCAGCTGCGGAATCGGCTTCGTCGCCAACCTGAAAGGCCGCAAAAAACACGCGGTCATCACCGATGCCTTGGACATGCTCGAGCGCATGGAGCACCGTGGCGGCACCGGCTTCGACATCAAGTCGGGCGACGGCGCCGGCATCCTGTTCCAGATCCCCCACGAACTTTTCATGGAAGAGTGCCCGAAGCAGGGCATCAAGCTCCCCGCATTCGGTGAATACGGCGTTGGCATGACCTTCTTCCCGAAGGACGAGCGCCAGCAGGCCGAGTGCAAGGACATCATCGAACGCAACCTCAAAAAAACGGAACTGCCCTTGCTCGGCTACCGCATCGTGCCGGTCGACAACTCCGATCTCGGTCGCGATTCCGCCGAGACCGAGCCCAGCGTCCAGCAGATCTTCATCGGCAAGCCCGAGGGCATGTCCGCCGAGGAATTCGACCGCAAGTTGTTCGTTTTCCGCAAATACACCGAGCGCGTGGCCAACGAAACCGTGGCCGGCATCAGCCCGGCCGGACTCAACATTATTTCCTGCTCCTACAAGACCATCAACTACAAGGGGCAGCTCGTCACCGCCCAGGTGCCGCGCTACTTCCTCGACCTGCAGAACGAGTCCGCCGTCTCCGCGATCGCCCTCGTGCACTCGCGCTTCTCCACCAACACCTTCCCCTCGTGGAAGCTCGCGCAGCCCTTCCGCTACATCGCGCACAACGGCGAAATCAACACCAACAAGGGCAACATCAACTGGATGCGCGCTCGCGAAATCCTGCTCGAATGCACCGCCTTTTCGAAGGAAGAGCTCGAGATGATCTTCCCGATCTGCGACGTCAAGGCATCCGACTCCGCCAACCTCGACATGGCCATCGAAATGCTCGTGCTTTCCGGCCGTTCCCTGCCGCATGTGCTGATGATGCTCATTCCGGAAGCCTGGCAGAACGACAAGGACATGGACCCCGCCAAGCGCGCGTTCTACGAATTCTATTCCGCCATGATGGAGCCGTGGGACGGCCCCGCCTCCGTCTGTTTCACCGACGGCGTGCTCGTTGGCGCCACCCTCGACCGCAACGGCCTGCGCCCCTCGCGCTACTGCGTGACCGACGACGACATGCTGATCATGGCCTCCGAAACCGGCTGCATCGACGTGGACCACACCAAGGTGAAAATCCGCGGCCGCCTCCAGCCCGGCAAGATGTTCGTGGCCGACCTCGAGCAGGGCCGCATCATCTCCGACGAGGAGCTCAAGGCCGACCTTTGCTCGCGCCAGCCCTACCAGAACTGGATCAACCAGACCATGGTGCACCTCAAGGAGCTGCCGTCGCCCGCCGACTTCGAACTCAAGACGCCCGATGCGCAGACGCTGTTCAAGCGCCAGCAGACCTACGGGTTCTCCTACGAGGACATCAAGGAAATCATCCAGCCGATGGCCACCGGCGGCAAGGAGCCGCTCGGCTCCATGGGCGCCGACAATCCGCTCGCGGTGCTTTCCGACCGTCCCGTCCAGCTGTCGCACTATTTCAAGCAGCTCTTCGCGCAGGTCACCAACCCGCCGATCGACCCGATCCGCGAACGCATCGTGATGGACCTGCGCACCTATGTCGGCGGGTTCAAGAACATCCTGACCGAGTCGCCGGAACACTGCCGCCGGATCGCGATCCCGCAGCCCGTGCTGACCAACGAGGATCTCGCCAAGCTCATCCACGTCGATACGAACCACTTCCAGACCAAGCGCCTGGATATCGTGTTCCCGGCCAACGGGAAACCCGGCGTGCTCGAGCATACCCTCGACCGCGTCTGCCGCTATGCCGAAGACGCGATCGATGAAGGCTACTCCATCATCCTGCTTTCCGACTTCGCCTGCGATTCCGACCACGCGCCGATCCCCTCCGTGCTGGCCGCCGCCGCGGTCCACCACTACCTCATCCGCGCCGGTAAGCGCGGCAAGGCCGACCTCATCCTCGAAGTCGGCGATGTGCGCGAAGTGCACCACTTCGCCACCGTGCTCGGCTTCGGCGCTTCGGCCATCAACCCCTACATGGCGCTCGATACCATCCGCAACATGGAGAAGGAAGACCTGCTCAACGGCCTCGGTTCCGATGTGGCCATCCAGAACTACATCAAGTCCATCAATGGCGGCCTGCTGAAGATTTTCTCCAAGATGGGCATCTCGACCCTCGCCTCCTACCAGGGCGCGCAGATTTTCGAGATCGTCGGCATCAACTCCGCCGTGGTGGAAAAATACTTCACCGGAACCGTCAGCCGCATCGAAGGCCTCAGCCTCGACGACATTGCGAAGGAAACCCTGCTCAAGCACCGCAAGGGGTTCCCGACCCGCGGCGGCGCGCAGAAGGTGCTCGACCCAGGCGGCGACTATTTCTGGCGCAAGGACGGCGAACGCCACCTGTTCAACCCGACCACCATTCGCCTGCTGCAGGAATGCACGCGCGACAACGACTACGCCAAGTATAAGGAATACTGCAAAACGGTCGACGACCAGAACGAAGCGGCCTTCACGCTGCGCGGCCTCATGGACTTCAATTCCGACCGACCGTCCATTTCGCTCGACGAAGTCGAACCCGCGAAAAACATCCTGAAGCGTTTCGCCACCGGCGCGATGTCGTTCGGTTCCATCTCCTGGGAAGCGCATACCACGCTGGCCATCGCGATGAACCGCATCGGTTCCCGCTCCAACTCCGGCGAAGGCGGCGAAGATCCGGTGCGCTACCACAAGCTGCCGAACGGCGACGACATGTGCTCCGCCACCAAGCAGATTGCCTCCGGACGTTTCGGCGTGAACAGCTACTACCTCTCCAAGGCCTCCGAACTGCAGATCAAGATGGCGCAGGGCGCGAAGCCGGGCGAGGGCGGCCACCTTCCGGGCCACAAGGTGAACGGCTGGATCGGCCGCACCCGCGGTTCCACCCCGGGCGTGGGCCTCATCTCCCCGCCGCCGCACCACGACATCTATTCGATCGAAGACCTGGCGCAGCTGATCTACGACCTGAAGAACTCCAATCGCGATGCCCGGGTCAACGTCAAGCTCGTCTCTGAGGCGGGCGTCGGCACCGTTGCCGCGGGGGTCTGCAAGGCGAAGGCCGATGCCGTGCTGATTGCCGGCTACGACGGCGGAACGGGCGCATCGCCGCTCAGCTCCATCAAGCACGCCGGCCTGCCGTGGGAGCTCGGCCTTTCCGAAACCCACCAGACGCTGGTCCGCAACCGCCTGCGCAACCGCATCGTGGTTCAGGCCGACGGCCAGATGAAAACCTCGCGCGACCTCGCCATTGCCACCCTGCTTGGCGCGGAAGAGTGGGGCGTGGCAACGGCCGCACTCGTGGTGCAGGGCTGCATCATGATGCGCAAGTGCCACTCCAACACCTGCCCGGTCGGCATTGCCACCCAGCGCGGCGAGCTGCGCGAAAAGTTCGATGGCAACCCGGACCACGTGGTCAACTTCTTCGAGTTCCTCGTCGATGGCCTCCGCGAAATCATGGCCGAGCTCGGCTTCAAGACCATCGACGAAATGGTCGGGCAGTCGCAGTGCCTGAAGTTCCGCGACAACATCGACCACTGGAAATACAAGAACCTCGACCTCTCGCCGATCCTCCACAAGGAAACCATCGGCGCGGACGAGGGCGGCACGTTCCATAGCAAGGACCAGAACCACATGCTCGAAAGCGTGATCGACTGGAAACTGATCGATGCCGCCAAGGCCGCCATCGAAAACGGCGAAAAGGTTTCGGCGGAGTTCGACGTCATCAATACCGACCGCGCGGTCGGAACGATCCTTTCGAACGAGCTGACCAAGGCCACCGAAGGCAAAGGCCTGCCGGACGGAACCATCCAGTTCAAGCTCACCGGTTCCATCGGCCAGTCCATGGGCGCATTCATGTGCAACGGCATCGAGCTCGAACTCGAAGGCGATGCCAACGACTATGTCGGCAAGGGTCTCTCCGGCGGCCACCTCGCGATCTATCCGAGCAAGGGCGCCCAGTTCGTGGCCGAAAACAACATCCTCGTCGGCAACGTTTGCTTCTACGGCGCGACCGGCGGCAAGGCCTACATCCGCGGCGTGGCGGGCGAGCGCTTCTGCGTGCGCAACTCCGGGGCGGAAGTGGTGGTTGAAGGCATCGGCGACCACGGTTGCGAATACATGACCGGCGGCAAGGCGACCATCCTCGGCAAGACCGGCCGCAACTTCGGCGCGGGCATGTCGGGCGGCATCGCCTTTGTGTACGACGCGGACGGCGACTTTGCCGAGAAGTGCAACATGGAAATGATCGAACTCGAAAAGGTCCACGCCAAAAAGGACATCGCCGACCTCAAGTCGATGGTCGAAACCCACCAGCTCAAGACCGGATCCACCGTTGCGGCCGGCCTGCTGGAAAAGTGGGACGAGTCGCTCGCCAAGTTCGTGAAGGTGATTCCGACCGACTACAAGCGCATGCTCAGCTATATCGAGCAGGCGCGCGATACCGGCGAGTTTGAAACCGAAGAACAGATAATCGATGCGGCGTTCGATATGCACATCGCGGCCCTCAACGCCTAA
- a CDS encoding acyl-CoA thioesterase produces MEYVFETQMMVRDYECDLQGIVNNAVYQNYLEHARHEFLHSVGIDFAQLCADGIDAVVTRIGIDYKFPLRPRDAFVVKVGMHKQGRVRFVFDQAIYRTSDEKLIIEAQVTGVLTRKGRPIAPDLFDAVFAAKGWEF; encoded by the coding sequence ATGGAATATGTATTCGAAACGCAAATGATGGTGCGCGACTACGAGTGCGACCTGCAAGGCATCGTCAACAACGCCGTCTACCAAAACTATCTCGAACACGCCCGCCACGAATTCCTCCATTCCGTCGGCATCGATTTCGCCCAGCTCTGCGCCGACGGCATCGATGCCGTCGTGACCCGGATCGGGATCGACTACAAGTTCCCGCTCCGTCCTCGCGATGCCTTCGTCGTTAAGGTCGGCATGCACAAGCAAGGCAGGGTTCGCTTCGTCTTCGATCAGGCGATCTACCGCACATCCGACGAAAAGCTGATCATCGAGGCCCAGGTGACGGGCGTCCTCACCCGCAAGGGCCGCCCCATCGCCCCCGATCTGTTCGATGCGGTTTTCGCGGCCAAAGGCTGGGAATTCTAA